The sequence below is a genomic window from Nostoc flagelliforme CCNUN1.
ACTTGATTTCTCAGCAAATAAGTGAGGCGATTAACCGTTACCTCGATCGACCCGATTTCTTCCCAGAACGGCAAGCCTTGGGTAAAAACACTGGAAATGAGGTTGTACGCCAAGTTAGTGCTTTACTCCAGACATACGCACCTAACTTTGAGCAAAAATAATAATTTTAAGAGTCATTAGTCATTAGTCATTTGTTTTAGACAAACGACAAAGGACTAATGACTAATGACTCTATAATTAATCACGCACTAATACTGTTGTCTTTAAACTAACTTGCTCATATAACAATCGAACATCAGAATTACGCATTCTTAAGCAGCCGTGGGATACAGCCGTTCCTAGCAGGTCAATTTCCGGCGTGCCATGAAAGCCAATTTCATTCCGTCCATCTGACCAAAAACCAATCCATCTGTCTCCCAAGGGACTATCCGTACCAGCCTCAAATACTTTGCCTGTAATCGGGTGACGCCAAATTGGATAGTGTCGCATGTGAATCACCTGGAAAGAACCTGTGGGCGTTTCCCAACCTTTCTTACCTATAGCGATTGGGTAGCTGGCTATCACTTCATCTCCTGTGTATACGTATGTACGGCGATCGCTTAAATCAACCACCACTTGCGTCTTGGCATCTGCTACCCTATTAGATGGTACTTGTTGGGCTGAAGCCTGAGACCATAGACCTTTTGGCCAACTATCTGCAACTGGATTTTGTCTTTCTGCTTGCGCCACCAACCGCGTCTTAGTTGGTAGTTCGGTTGCTTTAGCTACATTATTCTTAATATTTTTTGGGGCTGCGTTTGAGGCTTAATAGTAGAAGGCTTGAGTGTAGAAGCCCTCCGAGTAGTTGCCTTCGCTGTATTCTTCTTAATTATTTTCGACTTAGTTTGAGACTTCAGAGCAGAATACTTGAGTGTAGAAGCCTTCCGAGTAGTTGCCTTCGCTACATTCTTCTTAATTATTTTCGACTTAGTTTGAGGCTTAATAGCAGAGGACTTTGGTGTAAACACCTTTTGGGCAGTTGAGCCTTGGGTGGCTTCATCAGGTGGCACAGATGCACCCAGTGCAATTTCCTCTAAACTCACTTGGGAAAGATTCTTGTAGACTCCCTCTGAGCGGCTTCCCTTAGGATTGGTTAGGGTAGAATCTCGCCGCATCGCAGTAGATGCAGACTTATCAGACTGCCGTTCTGCCGTAGTAATGCGCCAATGGACAGCTAAAGATAAAAATGCTGTGCCAAAACAGAGCAACATTACCATCCGCCCTACAGATTCATTTCTTACCATTGCCATCGCCTATTGTTTATCCCTGACATATCCAGCCGAGCAATTGGATGAGTTCATCATCCGATCATTAAAAATTTATCAATACTTATCATTTCCGTTATAAATCTGCCAACACCTCTGGGCAAACTAAGACTATGCAAATTGTCCCAGCAGCAAAACTCCAAGTGACCAACCTCATTCCTCCAAAGTTCTGGGGGTTGTAAGCCAATACTTAGACTTTCTGGTGCAACTTTTGAAATGTAGTAATCAATTATTAGTGTTGTGGGTGGGAGAAAAACCATGTTTGAAAAACTATTGCTAGCAGTCACAATTACATTTTCCCTCAATTTCCTTTTTCAAATTCGCGTACCAGAGCAACATAATAGTGCTACCTACGGGTCACAACCAGAACAATCAGCAACTATTCTGGTAACAAAATCAAAAAAATAAATCACCATTATAGTCACCACAGCAACCCAACTTCCAGAAATTAATACCTGAATTTTAAAGGTATTAAGAAATTAGAATTACAAACTTTTTATCTTCATCCTTATAACCAGATTTAATTATTTTTATCAAGCGTATATACCCAGTTGCGAAAAGTACTAAAATGTGCATATTGCTGCACCTTTATTAGTTAATGGGTCTTGAGCAGCTATGCCAGCAGTATAAGGAAAAAGTGGCTCTCCTTATTGCTATAAATGTAGCCAAAATTGTCTGCCTCAGTGTTCCAGTCAGAAATCCGTCACCTTAGCATGGAACTTCTGTCCCATTAGCAGGTCTAATAGATAGGGATGATTTAGAGCCAGTACGATCTATGAGTCAGTCGATCTCTGTATCCTGGTCAACGGTTGATGCAAAGTATCCAGAAGCATCAGTGCAAGTTGACAAACTCCCTAACCACGATTTAATTTTGCGCTGTCAAGCGGGACTGCGACCAGATCGTGTTGCGTTTGCAGAACTATTACGCCGCTTTCAAAGTCAAGTTGATAGAGTTCTATACCACCTGGCTCCAGATTGGGCTGACAGAGCCGATTTGGCTCAAGAAGTTTGGATTCGAGTGTATCGGAATATTAACCGATTACAAGAGCCTGCCAAATTTCGAGGCTGGTTAAGCCGCATTGCCACCAACTTGTTTTACGACGAGTTGCGGAAACGCAAGCGGGTTATGAGTCCTTTGTCGCTGGATGCTCCCCGTTCGTTAGAGGACGGCGAGATGGATTGGGAAATCGCTGGCGATACTCCCGGGCCTGAAGAAGAACTGACAACTAGAGAATTTTACGAGCAACTGCGAGAAGCGATCGCGGATTTACCAGAGGTGTTTCGTACTACCATTGTCCTCAGAGAAATCGAAGGCATGGCTTATGAAGAAATTGCCGAAATCACTGGAGTTTCCTTAGGAACTGTGAAGTCAAGAATAGCCAGAGCTAGAACAAGGCTGCAAGCTCACTTGCAGAATTATCTAGATTCCTAATTTACAGTATCTTGCCTCTGCCTAATGGCAGAATTTAAGCATAGATTAAGAATTCCTACAACGTAGATCGCTTCTGCTCTTAGGAGGAAAATTGGCTAATTTCTCCGAATTTCCCGCCCAGTTTACCCGTGTATGAATTGGTAATAATGTTAAGATGACTACTGATTCTCAGTTTTACGACCGTTCTCCTTTGCAACTTCCTCAAGATTTGTCAGATGGAATGGCCAATCATACCAATGAATCAACGGGTCTTATGGATATGGTGAAGCGCGATCGCTTCGAGTTATTGAGTGCTTATCTCGATGGTGAAGTCACAGCCACTGAACGCAAGCAAGTAGAAGAATGGCTGGCAAATGATGCCTCAGTTCAATGCTTGTATGCTCGACTTTTAAAGCTGCGCCAAGGCTTGCGGACTCTCCCAGTGCCAACAGCCCAACAGTCACCAGAAGCAACAGTTCAGCAAGTTTTGACACGTTTGCGCCGCCGTTCCCGTTTAAACTGGATGGCGGGAGGTGCATCTGTTGCTGCTTGTGTAATCAGTGCAGTATCTGGCTTAGTACCTATTGGGTCGAGAGCGCCGCAACTGGCACAACGGCCACAAACAGAACCGATACAAACATCTTCAGCGTCGATAATTCCACCTTCCCCCCTGATGGTGGGACTAAATAACCCGGTAATTGAAATTCCTAAAGCAGCAGTAGCTTCTCCAGAAAATCCAATTTATCCGGTACAGCCGCAACGCCACGACTCCAAACAGGACATAAACTAATCACATTAACAGTTCACAGATCATAACTATACTTTGCGGTTAAACCACAGCCACTCCACCAGCCGTCAGGTTGGAGGAAGCCTCCTAATTGGTCAACTCGGTCTAGAGTCATTAAATAAACCCAAGCCCAACCCAGAGAGAGCGACTGTGGCTCGTAAACCTCTATAATTTGTCGATTATAAAGGTTTTCTGGTAGTTGTCTATTGGGCTGGTAATCTTCCAACATATCCAGCTCATTTAAAATCCTTGGGTTGGAAAAAGATAGTAAATATCCGTGAACTTGGCTATTCCCTAGCGTCATCGCTGGGTAGCCCATTGGCAAAGCAAACAATTTGCCTTGTACAAAGGCTTTTTTGAAATCAACTACTTTGCCAGCACAGTATCTTTTATAGTTAGCTTCACCGGGTTTGAGTGTGCCGTAAACAAAAACCCGCACCAAATCAGAAAATTTTATATTTGATTCAGCCATTGCCTATTTTTACCATCTGAATCGACAGCAATAAAAACCTATCATAGTGAATACCTTTAGATATTAATTCTAGAGGTATTTTTATTTACTCAGATTAATAGTTAAGCAATTAAGTACTACTCTTGCCCTTATTCCTGTCTAACTTCTCTTGAATAGCTTCTCTACAAAATTCAGGAGGGTTATCTTGTTGCTGCACTTCCTCTTTCATTGTCTTAGTCATGCGTATATTCATTTTCTCGGTCAGTGGCTCCTCTCTGTCAGTAGTAAATTTTTTTAAATTTTCTGGATTTCCTTTAGGATTAGCCATTGTTGAGAGATGTAAATATAGCTTGATCTACGTGGAAGCGAGTAAATATGATTTTAAATCGGTGGTGCTGTCATCCTTGGAAATGGTTCACCACCGATACCACTTTTACAAATGGGTAACTCTATTTTATGTTCACACGTGCAGAACTCGAAATCAAAACCACTGCTGAGTTGAGAGACTTATGTAGGCGTTACGGATTAAAGCCTACCGGGAATGGAGGCTATAAGACTAGTTGGATTGTCACATTGATGGCATTCCCACAGATAGCACTTGCTCAACTAAGGCAGGGAAGAGGGTTGAAGTCACCAGGCTTCAGCGTTATTCAATTCCTTGAAGGAGTGGTAGATGAGATGAATTCACCCACTGATGAGCAAGCAGCACTGATCAAGCTGACAATGGAAGGCAAAGCTATGAGCTATCCTGACAGATACGACCAAGAGAATTTGCTTAACTTGCACAAGGCTAAGATGCACCTTGAAATGGCGATTGGACTGCTAACCCAGTAAATCAGTTTAGAACCATAACACATCTAGTCCCCAGCATCCTAAGCTTAGGGACTTTTTTATGTCCCATATACCTCAACTTGTTGAACTTTAGAGATATAAGATAAATACAAATAGGGGGTAGAAAGAAATAGTAAATTGATTTTGTAAATTAAATTAGAAAATTACTAGACAGATAATTCCCTCAAGATAGTGGCTCAAATGTACTAGTAAGGATCAAATACTAGAAAATTAGTAGAAGTAAAGTGTAACAGGCATGAAACCATTGGAAATACGTGATTCTGTTGATTCTCGATATAACCCAGCAGCAATTGAGGAAAAATGGCAAAAAACATGGGTAGAACTTGGTTTAGATAAGACACCTACAGCTAGCAACAAGCCAAAATTCTACGCTTTATCCATGTTTCCTTATCCATCGGGCAGCCTACACATGGGTCACGTCCGTAATTATACCATTACTGACGTAATTGCCCGCCTTAAGCGAATGCAGGGGTATCGGGTAATACACCCAATGGGTTGGGATGCCTTTGGCTTGCCAGCAGAAAACGCCGCCATTGACCGTGGTGTACCGCCAGCAAAGTGGACTTATCAGAATATGGCTCAGATGCGGCAACAATTGCAGCGTCTTGGTTTATCCATTGATTGGGAATGTGAACTTGCTACCTGTTCACCCGATTATTACAAGTGGACGCAATGGATTTTCTTGCAGTTTTTGCAAGCGGGGTTAGCTTACCAAAAAGAAGCAGCAGTAAACTGGGACCCCATTGACCAAACTGTATTGGCAAATGAGCAAGTTGATAACGAAGGACGTTCCTGGCGCAGTGGGGCAATAGTTGAGCGCAAATTGTTGCGGCAGTGGTTTTTCAAGATTACCGACTACGCCGAAGAATTGCTCAATGACTTGCATAAATTGACAGGTTGGCCCGATCGCGTCAAATTGATGCAGGCAAATTGGATTGGCAAATCCACAGGCGCTTACTTGGAATTTCCCATCGTTGGGATAGATGAAAAAATCGCCGTGTACACCACACGTCCAGATACCGTTTATGGTGTCAGCTACCTGGTATTAGCGCCAGAACATCCCTTAACAAAGCGTGTCACTACAAAAGAACAACAAGCAGCCGTAGAAGCCTTTATTAAAGAGATTTCCAATCAAAGTGAGTTGGAACGTACCTCTGAAGACAAACCTAAGCGGGGTATCTCCACAGGTGGGGTGGCAATTAACCCGTTTACAGGGGAAGAAATGCCGATTTGGATTGCTGACTATGTACTGTATGAGTATGGTACTGGGGCAGTGATGGGTGTACCAGCCCACGATGTCCGGGATTTTAAGTTTGCCAAAAATTACGATTTGCCAGTTGATTTTGTCATCGCTTCCCCAGATGATGTTGCAGGTTTTGACTTAACTCCGACATCAGAGATTAATGAAGTCAGACAACTCATCCAAATTGAATATAACCAGGCATACACTGAACCAGGAATTTTAATTAATTCTGGGTCTTTTACTGGTATGACTTCCACAGATGCTAAACAAGCAATAATTGAATACGCCGAACAACAAGGTTTTGGTAAAGTGCGGGTGCAATATCGCTTGCGGGATTGGTTAATTTCGCGGCAGCGTTACTGGGGCGCACCGATACCTGTAATCCACTGTCCCAACTGTGGGATAGTGCCAGTGCCTGACAAAGATTTACCAGTCCAGTTGCCAGAAGAAGTGGAATTTACTGGACGTGGCGGTTCACCTTTGACTCAGTTGGAAAGCTGGGTAAATGTGCCTTGTCCAACTTGTGGTACTCCTGCAAAGCGGGAAACTGACACGATGGATACTTTTATTGATTCCTCGTGGTATTTCTTGCGCTTTCCTGACGCTAAGAATGAACAACAGGTTTTTGATTCCAGTAAAATTAACGATTGGATGCCTGTTGATCAGTATGTAGGTGGAATTGAACACGCGATTTTACATTTGTTGTATTCGCGCTTCTTTACTAAGGTACTACGCGATCGCGGTTTGTTAAACTTTGATGAACCCTTCCAACGCCTGTTAACTCAAGGTATGGTACAGGGTTTAACTTATCTAAATCCCAACAAGGGCGGTAAAGATAAATGGATTCCCTCTAATCTGGTAAATTCTGCTGACCCTCGTGACCCTCAGACAGGCGAACCACTGCAACGTCTTTACGCCACCATGTCTAAATCAAAGGGTAACGGTGTAGCACCAGAAGATGTAATTGCCAAATACGGTATAGACACAGCGCGGATGTTCATTTTATTCAAAGCACCACCAGAAAAAGACCTGGAATGGGATGAAGCCGATGTGGAAGGACAATTCCGCTTTTTAAATCGGGTTTGGCGTTTGGTGACAGATTATGTTGCAGATGGGGTATCCCGCAAGCAAGCCCAACTCGCTGATTTAACTAAGGCAGAAAAAGAATTGCGGCGGGCGATTCACACGGCTATTCAAGCAGTGACAGAAGACGTTGAAGACGAATATCAATTCAACACAGCTATTTCAGAATTGATGAAGTTAAGTAACGCCCTAACTGATGCCGATGGAAAAAATTCATCAATTTACGCAGAAGGTATTCGGACTTTGGTGGTATTACTAGCACCATTTGCACCACACATTGCTGATGAATTGTGGCATTTATTGGGTGAAAGTAATTCAGTTCACACTCAAACTTGGCCGTCATTTGACCCGGCTGCTTTGGTAGCTGATGAAATCACTTTAGTGATTCAAATTATGGGCAAAACTCGCGGCTTGATTCAAGTACCAGCACAAGCAGATAAAGCAGCGTTGGAGAAATATGCCCGTGAATCAGAAATTGCCCAACGTTACATCGAAGGTAAGGAGATTAAAAAGGTAATTGTCGTGCCTGGAAAGTTAGTAAATTTTGTAGTTAGCTAAGTACAGCTTTGCCTAAAATCTTAGCGAATTGAGGGTTTAAATTTAAACGCAAAGTGGCGCAGAGGGAAGCGCAGAGGTACGCAGAGAACTCGCTACGAATTAATTAAATGTTGTACTTAGCAATCGATAAAATTGTAAATGTAGCCTGACATAACATCAGAGGATTTACATCCGTGACACTCAAAGAGTTAGAACAACAACTTCTTGCCCTCAGTCCTGGTGAAAAATTGCAGGCTATACATTTACTTGCTCAAAGTCTCGGCAACCATTGGCAAGGAATTGAAAAAACTCCTAGAGTCAGTGGTGGAGAAGCTTGCATTGCTAAAACTCGTATTCCCGTTTGGGTACTTGTGGAAGCTCGCCGTCTTGGATATAGTGATGCTGACCTTTTGACGAGCTATCCAACCATTACAGCTACAGATTTAGCTAATGCTTGGGTATATGCAGAAGCTCATCCCGATGAAATCGAATTGGCAATTGAGCGTAATGAGGTTGCCTAGTTGATGGTACGGTTTTACGCAGACGAGCACTTTCCGTTTCCAGTTGTGCAATTATTACGCCCTTTGGGGCATGATGTTTTGACAGTTTAAGAAGCAGAAAATGTAGACCAAGGTATACCTGATGAGGAAGTACTAGCATTTGCCATAAGTCAAGAACGCTCAATATTAACTATCAACAGAGTTGATTTTATCCGTTTGCATCGTTGTGATTCTAACCACTTTGGTATTATTGCTTGCACGAACAATCTTAATTGGGAACAGTTTGCAGCACGGATAGATGAGACTGTGACACCAGAAGAACCGTTGCAAGGAAAACTGATTCGTGTGGTACGTCCAGTCACTTAAAGTAATTCGTAATGACGCTCCTGCGTCGCTAACGCTGCGCTAACGTAATTAAGTTTTGAAACGGGGATTTAGACCCTGCCTAACATACTTGCGGCTTGTTAGAAGCGGGGGATTTAAACCCATAGAATTGCTTAAAAAGTTTTGATGTAATGCACAAATGCTAAAGCCATTAAGCATGTGTTGCAACAGTTTTTATAACAGTAGTTTACTTCTCTGGTACATGTGTATTTAAAAACATCTGTATGATCTTCCAGAGAGTTAAACTGTTTTATTTATACACGAAAAAACGCTTGAGAGTTTTGCTCACTCAAGCGTTTCCCCGTAAAAGCTTATACCAACTCACTCGTTTGATGCAACATTTGAAATCTGCAACGCCCCCTTATTAGGGAGCATTGCGGGGATAACTTGTGACAAACATGTGGTGAAATGGTATCACTCCTTGCACTAACTAAGAATATCTCTTTTGCAAGAATACCGGGGATCTGGTGAGTGACAGTTTATGAACTGAACACTAGTTAAAAACGACTCATCATGAATAGTAACTAACAAGACTAAGCACGATTGTAGCAATTTTGTAAGTATAGTATAAAAACTTATAGTTTATTAGCTATTGCCTACCACTGAGTACAGGTTCAAAATGTGCAGCAAGTAGCAACATATTTGTCTCAAAATTGGCAGAAAATGAACCGAAAAGCATCAGTATAAAATCGCCATTGTGTAAGCCAGATAAGCTTTTGATATTGACATCTAAGCAATTTGAAGGGAAATAAATTATCAGATCCTCAATGGATAAAAGTATTCTTTAGAGTATGGCAAACCAAGAACAAATGCTCTACCCAAGCAGATTGAAAAGTTTAGGTTAGGTATCTTCTATCTCTTAGCAAACGGCGACATCCAACCCTTCCGCATAGTGTAGGCGGTTACCTCCTTCGTTGAAGCAAAACACAGCTTTTTCACTGACGATTTCCGCGATATTCAAAACGATTTTGGGTGTTTATATAAAAACAACTGAGGCGGATTATAGGTAAGATTTAAAAATTTATTATACCTGTGCCTCATCTAGATAGATGTTTCACCTTTGGTTAAAATAGCCGCTCTCCTACGAGCAAACGCCTTAACCTGTTGTCTAGGTGTGTGGTAAGATTGCCTGGAACAGAGGTTTTATCTGAGTTGGAGTCTCGTATAAATTGCAAAGGTCAAGCTGACCGATCATTAACTCCCACGATACTTTTCCTATGGATTTGGAAAATATACAACAAGGCTGGTGACGAACTGAGTGGATTTTGTAGATGAATATCTAGAATTTGCTATCAGACTTAACCAACTCCCACAATTTTGACTTTTATTTGATTTTTAGGATACACACATGAACGACAAGCTGATGCTAATGATTCCAGGCCCAACCCCGGTGCCAGAAGCTGCCTTACTGGCATTAGCCAAGCATCCGATTGGACACCGCACCAGTGAATTTAGCAACATATTGGCAGAGGTGACGGAAAACCTCAAGTGGCTACATCAAACTCAAAGTGATGTGCTAACGCTGAATGTCAGTGGTACGGGTGCTGTAGAAGCCGGAATAATTAATTTTCTCTCTCCAGGCGATCGCATTTTAGTTGGTTCTAATGGTAAATTTGGCGAACGCTGGGTAGAAGTTGGTCAAGCCTACGCTTTGAATGTAGAAGAAGTTAAGGTGGAATGGGGAAAACCCTTAGACCCCGCAGTATTCGCCGAAAAACTTCAAGCAGATACTCAAAAGCAAATTAAAGCCGTAATCATCACCCACAGCGAAACCTCTACGGGTGTTTTGAATGATTTAGAAACCATCAACCGCCATGTCAAAGAACACGGTGAAGCTTTAATTATCGTTGATGCCGTCACTAGCTTGGGTGCGTTCAATCTACCTGTGGATGCTTGGGGCTTGGATATAGTCGCTTCCGGTTCCCAAAAAGGTTATATGATTCCGCCGGGATTGGGTTTTGTCTCTGTCAGCCCCAAAGCTTGGGAAGCTTACAAAACTGCGAAGTTACCGAAATATTATTTGGACTTAGGCAAATATCGCAAAGCCACAGCCAAAAATACAACTCCATTTACTCCGCCTGTGAACTTGATCGTAGCGCTGCATACCACGTTGCGAATCATGAAAGAGGAAGGTTTGGAGTCAATATTTGCTCGACATGAACGGCTTAAGAATGCTACCCGCGCCGCCATTCAAGGGTTGAATTTACCCCTATTTGCAGCAGATAGTTCCGCCAGTCCGGCAATTACGGCTGTAGCACCACAAGGAATTGAGTCGGATAAGATTCGGTCATTGATGAAAAAACGCTTTGATATTGCCCTAGCAGGTGGTCAAGACCATTTGAGTAATAAGATTTTCCGCATTGGTCACTTGGGCTTTGTGAGCGATCGCGATATTCTTAGCTGTATAGCATCCTTAGAAGTTACCCTAAGAGAACTTGGATACGAAGACTTCACCCCTGGATCTGGTATAGCGGCAGCAGTTAAAGTATTTAGTCAGTCTTGAGTACTAAGCATTAAATCAAAAGAGCGAGTTGATAATTTAACTCGCTCTTTTAATTTGTATATAAATGAGTAAAAACCGCCAAAGTTAATAAACCTATACAACCTTTGCACAAGGTAGAGTGGATGTGACATGCACCAATTCCATAAATTATACGAAGTTGCTCTAAATAGTAACAAGACTAATTTTGGCAACTTAGCATGATACCGAATTGTGATAAATAGTATTCTTTGAGATTCTGATAACACCTTTTTAGTAGAGACTTTTAATCCAAAATCCAAAATTATTATGACTTTTGACTTTTGACACTTCGACTCCGCTCAGTGTTAACTTTTGACTTCGCCAAAGGGGCTGACCTATGCCGTCTCCAGCCAATCATAAATTTGGTCTAACTGCTCTAGAGTAATCAAACCATACTGCCAAAGGATCATTGCCAAAGGGCCTGGATCTTGCTCCCGATGCCGAAGCGCCACCGCCAGCGATGCTGTGGAAATTGCCAAATCTTCTTGCAAAAAATTAATCAATCGAGAATATTTTGATTGTGACATTTGTATCTCACCTCCTTGTGCAGAATGTATTGTCATATATCAGTTCACCATTGCTTGGTAGCCAGTAGCCAGTATTTTATCTGTCACTTTGCCGTTATCGGCTATACACCGCAGCAGAGTTTTTGTGATTTGCCTTTAACAGAGGCAACTCATAGAAAATCTGAGAAATAGAAATTTTCGTACAAATTATCTGCTTGAAAATCGAGCAGTATTTTTACTTAGTTAAATTGGCTCCATTTTGTTTACTTTTGTGCGTTATTTAATTACACATGTAGTAACAAAGATTCCATAGCCTATACTCTCTTATTGGCGACTATTTACACTTGCGCCCAAGGGAATATTTTTGCCAAACCTTAAGACTGCGATTTCAGGTTGGAGACAGTAGAATTTTACATCATTACCACAGTTTTTAAATAGTAGCGTTACAGATGGATTTTTACCATAGGGCGTGCCATTTTTTACAAAAAAAACATAGATTTCGATAGTATAGACTCCGAACAGAGAAACTATCCAAATCTTTATCTACGCAAAGCACCGACGTCTCAAGGCTCAATTTTGACAATATCGCCCACTTTCAACTTCAACTCGGCAGCCCTTCCAGAGCGAAGTTCAATCACCTTATCGATTGGTGTATTGGGCCCATAGGTAGGACAAGGTTCAGTTGCACAAGGAGGTGCAGAAGCCTGAATATATTTAACTACACCGTTTTGTAAAAATACCATATCCAAGGGCACAGGTACATTCTTCATCCAGAAACTAACCGGTTGTGGTGAAGGGAACCCAAACAACATCCCCCGGTTATCTGGCAAAGCTGGTCGATACATCAACCCCATAGCTTGCTGTTGTGGTGTCTGCGCCACTTCTAACTGAATGATTGTGCCATTAGGAACAATGGCTTTAGCAGAAATTGGTAGTTTTTGACCTAAGCTCTGTGGTGCTGGAGTTTGAGAAGCAGATGTAGGGCTGGGAGGTTTAGCTGTTGTTGGCACAGAACAGCCCATCAGTAAAATACTCAGCAACATTGAGAGCAAACTTAGTCGATGAGTCATAATTATTTTTGATTTTGTAATTTAGATTTTAATTTTACAGAATTTAAGTTAGAAAACTCACGGCTTTTATTCGTCCTTTCAGGGGGCAGGGAGCAGCAGGAATCCACACGTTGTTATACGAGGTGGGATTGAAGCAAGGACGCTTTGTACCTCGTGGCTACTTTCTGCGACGCTCGTAAGCGTTGCATTAGCGACGTAGGAGCGTCTGACTTGCTAACGCTGCGCTATCTGCCTCCTGCCTTGTGTTGTAAACTTCTACCACAGTGTACTAAGATTCTCTCAAAACGTACCCTACGCCTCGCACCGTTTGAATGAGGCGCTTTTGTCCTTCATCTTCAATTTTTAACCGCAAGTAGCGGATGTACACTTCAATTACATTCGACTCACCCAGAAAGTCGTAACCCCAAACATTTTCTAAAATTTGTTCGCGGGTTAACACCTCACGGGGATGTTCCATTAAGAATTTTAATAGTTCAAATTCTTTCATTGTCAAGTCAATTGCCCGTCCGCTATGTATGGCACGGCGAGTTGCTATATCTAAAATCAGATCCCCAAAGCGTAACTGCTCCGTGGTGTCTACATCAGGTTTTAAGTAGAGCCGAATCAACTTCAAAAAGTCTTCTGAGCGATAAGGTTTGAGGATGTAATCATCCGCTCCTGCTTCTAGACAAGCTACACGATCATCGACTGTATCCCTTGCCATTAAAATTAATACAGGCGATCGCATACCAGTACTTCTTAGATTT
It includes:
- the nblR gene encoding response regulator transcription factor NblR, coding for MTVAPSPCVLVIETDESLANQLSCDLQEAGYESILAHDATSGLQHCRDRQPALIVLDRMLAGESGLSLCKNLRSTGMRSPVLILMARDTVDDRVACLEAGADDYILKPYRSEDFLKLIRLYLKPDVDTTEQLRFGDLILDIATRRAIHSGRAIDLTMKEFELLKFLMEHPREVLTREQILENVWGYDFLGESNVIEVYIRYLRLKIEDEGQKRLIQTVRGVGYVLRES
- a CDS encoding DUF192 domain-containing protein → MTHRLSLLSMLLSILLMGCSVPTTAKPPSPTSASQTPAPQSLGQKLPISAKAIVPNGTIIQLEVAQTPQQQAMGLMYRPALPDNRGMLFGFPSPQPVSFWMKNVPVPLDMVFLQNGVVKYIQASAPPCATEPCPTYGPNTPIDKVIELRSGRAAELKLKVGDIVKIEP